ACAAATTCGATGGACGATGAATTTATCCGTCGCTTATCACATAAAGCAGGGGTGCCCCTGGCAGAAGTAGAAGGGATTATAGACAGCATCCATTTTATACTGCTTGCAGATAAAGTTTCAGATGCAACCCTGAAGGATTTTTACAGTAAAATACAGGCGTTTTATTTAAATACTAAATAATGGAGGAAACTACATTTCATCCCCGTACAGATTTCTTTGCATTGCACCAGGGTGTAAATGCAATACGGGAACAGATAGGAAAAGTAATTATCGGTCAGCATGAAATGGTGGACCTGCTCATCACCGGTTTGCTGACACAGGGGCATGTACTCATCGAGGGCGTACCTGGTGTAGCAAAAACACTGACAGCAAAACTGCTGGCCAGGTGTATTGATGCAGATTTTTCCAGGTTACAGTTCACACCAGATATTATGCCTGCTGACGTATTGGGCACCTCCGTATTCAATCCTGACACCAGGAACTTTGAATATAAGCGGGGCCCGGTTTTCAGCAACCTGGTATTGATCGACGAGATCAACCGTGCTCCAGCCAAAACCCAGGCGGCCCTGTTCGAAGTGATGGAAGAAAGGCAAATCACCAATGATGGTATCTCGCATCCTTTGCCGGCTCCATTCATGGTAGTGGCTACACAGAACCCGATCGAGCAGGAAGGTACTTATCGCCTGCCGGAAGCACAGCTGGATCGTTTCCTCTTTAAGATCGAAGTGAAATATCCTTCATTGAATGAAGAGATCACCATGCTGCATGCCATGCACCGGTTCAATGGCCTCACTGATCTGACGAAGATGGTGGATAAGGTGGTGACTGCCCGCCAGATCATCGAGTTCCAGGCAATGGTAAGAAGCGTGCATATCGAAGATAAACTGCTGCATTACATTGCTGCCTTAACACAGGAAACCCGTGTGAATGCTTCTCTTTACCTGGGCGCATCTCCGCGTGCATCCATTGCCGTGATGAACTGTGCAAAGGCAACTGCGGCAATCAACAATCGTGATTTCGTAACACCGGATGATATTGTGAATATGCTGCCACATGTATTGCGTCATCGTATCATGCTGACACCTGAGCGTGAAATGGAAGGCATCACAACCGATGAAGTGATCGCCCAGATCATCAAAGCTGTAGAAGTACCGAGGTAATATGAAGAAAACATATCTGGCATTATTCTTTACTACCCGCCTGTATACGATTATTGGTGCACTGGCACTGTTTTTTATACTGGCTTATTTTTTCCCGCTGCTGTATCCCATAGCCTTGTTCCTCGCAGCAGGGTTGGGATTATTGTTGCTGGTAGACCTGTTCTTCCTTTTTACAGCAGGCAGTGATCCATTTCCTGTAAGCAGGGAGATGTCGCAGCGCTTCAGTAACGGCGATGACAACACGGTTCGGTTGCATGTGAAGAACAATTTCAATTTTCCTGTATTCGTAACTATTATCGAAGAATTACCGCTGCAGTTCCAGCTGAGAGATTTCAGGCGGAAAACAATGGTGAAACCCGGGGAGGCAAAAGTAGTGGAATACATATTACGCCCGGTGGAGAGAGGAGAGTACCGGTTTGGTTATACCAATTCATTTGTGAAAAGCCCGATTGGATTTGTGCAAAGGCGTATTGTGAAAGAGAATGAGGAGACGGTGAAAGTATATCCTTCATTTTTGCAGTTACGCAATTACGAGTTGTATACATTCGATGATCGTGTGGGAGAAATGGGGGTACATAAAAAGAAGATGATTGGCCAGAGCATGGAGTTTGATCACATCAAGGAATATGTGAGAGGGGATGATGTAAGAAGGGTGAACTGGAAAGCGACTGCCCGCAGGGGGGGATTGATGGTGAATAACTATGTGGAGGAGAAGTCACAGCAGATCTATTGTATACTTGATAAAGGCAGGGCGATGAAGATGCCTTTTGAGGGCATGACATTACTGGATTATGCGGTCAACTCATCGCTGGTGTTCAGCAATATTGCCTTACAAAAAGGAGATAAGGCAGGCCTGGTAACCCTGATGGAACAGCAGGTAGACGTATTGCCGGCGAGTAGTAAGAAAGTACAGCTGAATAAGATTCTGGATACCCTGTATGCACAGGAAACGCAGTGGCAGGAGAGTGATTATGAAAAACTGGTGATTACATTGCGTAGTCAATTGAACCAGCGGTCCCTGCTTGTGTTGTTTACCAATTTTGAATCTTTATCCGCCTTACACAGGCAGTTGCC
This window of the Chitinophaga sancti genome carries:
- a CDS encoding DUF58 domain-containing protein: MKKTYLALFFTTRLYTIIGALALFFILAYFFPLLYPIALFLAAGLGLLLLVDLFFLFTAGSDPFPVSREMSQRFSNGDDNTVRLHVKNNFNFPVFVTIIEELPLQFQLRDFRRKTMVKPGEAKVVEYILRPVERGEYRFGYTNSFVKSPIGFVQRRIVKENEETVKVYPSFLQLRNYELYTFDDRVGEMGVHKKKMIGQSMEFDHIKEYVRGDDVRRVNWKATARRGGLMVNNYVEEKSQQIYCILDKGRAMKMPFEGMTLLDYAVNSSLVFSNIALQKGDKAGLVTLMEQQVDVLPASSKKVQLNKILDTLYAQETQWQESDYEKLVITLRSQLNQRSLLVLFTNFESLSALHRQLPYLRRLSKYHLLLVVFFENTELKKITQDTAIEVEDIYRQVIAQKFAYEKKQMVRELAQYGILSLLTTPQQLSLHLINKYLELKSRSLI
- a CDS encoding AAA family ATPase; the encoded protein is MEETTFHPRTDFFALHQGVNAIREQIGKVIIGQHEMVDLLITGLLTQGHVLIEGVPGVAKTLTAKLLARCIDADFSRLQFTPDIMPADVLGTSVFNPDTRNFEYKRGPVFSNLVLIDEINRAPAKTQAALFEVMEERQITNDGISHPLPAPFMVVATQNPIEQEGTYRLPEAQLDRFLFKIEVKYPSLNEEITMLHAMHRFNGLTDLTKMVDKVVTARQIIEFQAMVRSVHIEDKLLHYIAALTQETRVNASLYLGASPRASIAVMNCAKATAAINNRDFVTPDDIVNMLPHVLRHRIMLTPEREMEGITTDEVIAQIIKAVEVPR